Proteins encoded by one window of Lactobacillus sp. ESL0684:
- a CDS encoding glycoside hydrolase family 38 C-terminal domain-containing protein, translating to MVKQVYIVPHTHWDREWFFSAAKAKVYLLKDLKDVINLLENNEDYKCFLLDGQASLIVDYLHWRPQDMDRVKKLVQTNKLNIGPWYTQTDQYLVSGESIVNNLLIGMQKSERLGGYLNVAYVPDSFGQESSMPQIYQDLGITDAVLYRGFSTDNVKKSEFIWQGEDGSKINVYRMAAGYFVGGVIDETKLKEIMEREPFKIIPEQATTNNLLLPNGSDMAPIRFDLPSFVDKLNKSNSKYQFKISTIMDYINAVKADDPNLVVLSGEQDCGRDMRVHKSIYSSRADIKKYNTKLQYYLSNIMEPLLVMGDYFDLEYPRAAVQDIWKKMFENAAHDSMGNCVSDAVNEDIKLRYKQVADIATGLVDITLRQIATKISNNDNPITLTVFNTLPFVRNDVVNKTLYSPSRNFKLQANDGSEISYEVNSIKDVTELILGSTIQLDPGREIYYPKKVYEINIDLYLTNIPAFGYRQCYLLPLEDSILGLNKPKKDSVIENDFYKIKANQDGSLDILDKLNNYNYRNQAIIEENGDDGDSYNYSPPEDDLVIYSTEQENRIRTYSNKLRSKIIICFDFKVPSNLQKRAKKITDVSMPVKLEVSLNQSSKIINFKIDIDNRWAKSHRLCVNFDSQIMTKVSIADIQFGSIKRPLVKERELAEWSKSPDNWQERPISINTMQSFVALSQKTRCMGVVSNGVREYECVGIDNRVIRLTIFRTYGMLGKRDLLYRPGRASGDETVPTPAAQLNKKLSFDFALILEQTEYDQTDLANIVKEFETPLLVYEYAEFLNGRLTFPFNPVSRSYEQEFSLFKTDGNLTISTIEKSQQGAGYIVRLYNPLFHVVTDRMIFAKHPKLVQLVNLKGNKIKDLTIKANIVEIPQIEHAKFVTIYFEV from the coding sequence TTGGTTAAGCAAGTCTACATTGTTCCCCATACACATTGGGATAGAGAGTGGTTCTTTTCTGCTGCTAAGGCGAAAGTGTATTTACTAAAAGACTTAAAAGATGTGATTAATTTACTGGAAAATAACGAGGATTACAAATGTTTTTTATTAGATGGACAAGCCTCTTTAATAGTTGATTATTTGCATTGGCGTCCGCAAGACATGGATCGAGTTAAAAAACTGGTTCAGACAAATAAGTTGAACATTGGTCCATGGTATACCCAAACTGACCAATATTTGGTTTCAGGAGAAAGTATAGTAAATAATTTGCTCATTGGTATGCAGAAAAGTGAGCGATTAGGTGGATATCTGAATGTAGCGTATGTGCCAGACTCCTTTGGTCAAGAGTCTAGTATGCCGCAAATATATCAAGATTTAGGTATAACTGATGCAGTCCTTTATCGTGGCTTTTCAACTGATAATGTCAAAAAATCAGAGTTTATTTGGCAAGGTGAAGATGGTTCTAAGATCAATGTTTACCGGATGGCAGCTGGCTATTTTGTAGGAGGAGTAATCGATGAGACCAAGTTGAAAGAGATTATGGAGCGAGAACCATTTAAAATAATACCTGAGCAGGCAACAACTAATAATTTATTGTTACCTAATGGCTCAGATATGGCGCCAATTCGCTTCGATTTACCTAGCTTTGTTGATAAGCTTAATAAAAGCAACAGTAAGTATCAGTTTAAAATTTCTACAATAATGGATTATATTAACGCTGTTAAAGCTGATGATCCTAATCTAGTCGTTTTAAGCGGAGAGCAAGATTGTGGTCGAGATATGCGGGTTCATAAATCGATATATTCTTCTAGGGCAGATATAAAAAAATATAATACTAAGTTGCAATATTATTTAAGTAATATCATGGAACCGCTGCTTGTAATGGGAGACTACTTTGATTTGGAATATCCGAGAGCTGCTGTACAGGATATTTGGAAGAAAATGTTCGAGAATGCTGCCCACGATTCAATGGGAAATTGTGTTTCTGATGCTGTCAATGAAGATATTAAATTGCGATATAAACAAGTAGCTGATATCGCAACAGGGTTAGTTGATATTACGCTGCGCCAAATTGCAACTAAGATTAGCAACAATGATAATCCCATTACTCTGACGGTATTTAATACTTTGCCCTTTGTAAGAAATGATGTTGTTAACAAGACACTGTACTCACCAAGTAGGAATTTTAAACTACAAGCTAATGATGGTAGTGAAATATCATATGAAGTTAATTCTATTAAAGATGTAACGGAGTTGATTTTAGGTTCAACAATTCAGCTAGATCCTGGAAGGGAGATTTATTATCCCAAAAAAGTATATGAAATTAATATAGATCTTTATTTAACTAATATTCCCGCTTTTGGTTATAGGCAGTGCTATCTATTGCCATTGGAAGATAGTATTTTAGGGCTTAATAAACCTAAAAAAGATAGTGTAATTGAGAATGACTTTTATAAGATTAAGGCTAATCAAGACGGTAGTTTGGATATTTTAGATAAATTAAATAACTATAATTATCGAAATCAAGCGATTATAGAAGAAAATGGTGATGATGGTGATTCCTACAACTATTCACCGCCTGAGGATGATCTGGTTATTTATTCAACTGAACAAGAAAATCGAATTAGGACTTATTCCAACAAATTAAGAAGTAAAATAATTATTTGCTTTGACTTTAAAGTTCCAAGTAATTTACAAAAACGAGCTAAAAAGATAACTGATGTTAGTATGCCTGTCAAATTAGAAGTTAGTTTAAACCAGTCGTCTAAAATTATTAATTTTAAAATCGATATTGATAATAGATGGGCAAAAAGTCATCGCTTATGTGTGAACTTTGATAGTCAAATCATGACTAAAGTTAGTATTGCTGATATTCAATTTGGTAGTATCAAACGCCCCTTGGTTAAAGAGCGTGAATTGGCTGAATGGAGCAAGTCACCAGATAATTGGCAGGAAAGACCTATTTCCATCAACACTATGCAAAGTTTTGTTGCTTTGTCACAAAAGACCCGGTGTATGGGGGTTGTATCAAATGGTGTTAGAGAATATGAATGTGTTGGTATTGATAATCGAGTTATTAGATTAACTATTTTTAGAACGTATGGAATGCTTGGGAAGAGAGACTTATTATATCGCCCAGGGCGTGCTTCGGGCGATGAAACGGTACCAACTCCTGCAGCCCAATTAAATAAAAAACTATCATTTGATTTTGCCTTAATTCTTGAACAAACAGAATATGATCAGACTGATTTAGCAAATATTGTAAAAGAGTTCGAAACTCCGTTGCTAGTTTACGAGTATGCGGAATTTTTAAATGGTAGGCTAACTTTTCCGTTTAATCCAGTTTCTCGTTCATATGAACAGGAATTTAGTTTATTTAAAACCGATGGAAATTTGACTATTAGTACGATTGAAAAGAGTCAACAGGGCGCAGGATATATTGTCAGATTATATAATCCACTGTTTCATGTTGTAACTGATCGCATGATATTTGCTAAGCATCCTAAATTGGTTCAACTAGTTAACTTGAAAGGAAACAAGATTAAGGATTTGACGATTAAAGCGAATATTGTAGAAATTCCACAAATAGAACATGCAAAGTTTGTAACAATTTATTTTGAAGTATAG
- a CDS encoding PTS fructose transporter subunit IIC → MKRILKEWEGAIMSGISYMIPTVIGGALIVGIPQLIGMCFGYGDLSKFAKSTGFFHMLYQINSVGWIGIGLVNLVIGGYIAYALGDKAALGAGFIGGQLATNNNLGFLGAIAAGLIAGYVTRWCKKIKVPEKWNSAIELIVMPLLTVGAVAVFVGVILTPPLAWINSGLTAWVKYMINQKTNAILLAAIMGGMIGVDLGGPVNKAAWGVGNFFMIEGIYKPCLYTNIAICAIPMGYAIMSFMWPKKRFSAELLEMGHNNLIMGTFGITEGAIPFMMKAPQLIIVNVIGGALGSATAAFLGVGSHVPPLGGLPGILTADNVFAYIAGILVCALFIAVVAPLIADFTDKDATGEENVNEDDIQLNIQ, encoded by the coding sequence TTGAAACGAATTTTGAAGGAATGGGAAGGCGCTATTATGAGTGGAATCTCGTATATGATTCCAACAGTAATAGGTGGTGCCTTGATTGTTGGGATACCGCAGTTGATTGGAATGTGTTTTGGTTATGGTGACTTGTCAAAATTTGCTAAAAGCACAGGTTTCTTCCATATGCTGTATCAAATTAATTCAGTTGGTTGGATTGGAATAGGTTTAGTAAACCTAGTAATAGGTGGTTACATTGCTTATGCACTGGGTGATAAAGCAGCGCTTGGGGCTGGCTTCATTGGTGGACAATTAGCGACCAATAATAACTTGGGATTTCTAGGTGCAATTGCTGCTGGGCTCATTGCAGGATATGTAACACGTTGGTGTAAAAAGATTAAAGTACCTGAAAAATGGAATTCCGCAATTGAATTAATCGTTATGCCATTATTGACTGTGGGTGCTGTCGCGGTGTTTGTTGGAGTAATTTTAACACCACCGTTAGCGTGGATTAATTCTGGATTAACTGCTTGGGTTAAGTACATGATTAATCAAAAAACCAATGCAATTTTGCTTGCTGCTATTATGGGTGGCATGATTGGTGTTGATCTTGGTGGTCCAGTTAACAAGGCAGCATGGGGTGTAGGAAACTTCTTTATGATTGAGGGAATATATAAACCATGTCTGTATACCAATATTGCTATTTGTGCTATTCCAATGGGCTACGCAATTATGAGTTTTATGTGGCCTAAAAAACGTTTTTCGGCTGAATTATTGGAAATGGGTCACAATAACTTGATTATGGGGACTTTTGGTATTACGGAAGGTGCGATTCCATTTATGATGAAGGCACCACAACTGATTATAGTTAATGTGATAGGTGGTGCTTTAGGTTCTGCTACGGCTGCCTTTTTGGGTGTAGGTTCACACGTACCACCACTTGGCGGCTTACCAGGAATCTTAACAGCTGATAATGTTTTTGCTTATATTGCTGGAATCCTTGTTTGTGCTTTATTTATCGCAGTAGTTGCTCCACTAATTGCAGATTTTACTGATAAAGATGCAACAGGCGAAGAAAATGTTAATGAAGATGATATTCAATTGAATATTCAATAA
- a CDS encoding glycoside hydrolase family 38 C-terminal domain-containing protein: protein MVKAYFVNHTHWDREWYFTTQDAQVLSDQLFTQVLDELEEHPEANFTLDGQMSIIDDYVEIHPEAKSRIHNLVERKQLFIGPWYTQTDALIPNAESLVRNLIIGILDAKENFGEPMMLGYLPDTFGFNANLPMILNQVGIHDFLSWRGTNFKRQANSVYFKWKALGGKAVFAANFPLGYYTGQIDLESKNNLQDFVKNRLDQGIEFEALNGHNAEVLVPSGIDQMNIIHNISETITEVNKYSKNELVISTYPEFMAKLHQKDLPEYQGELRYPTYSRVHRTISSVRSRNKRNNFKLEQIITRRLEPLMVIAKFAKVPISNGIVIKLWKLLFNVQPHDTLGGSVTDNVAEDINHRFKQAFEIADGVENYIKKRIAQSLALSDHDVMVFNTDPYEFNGRKIVEIISSSENVCFPKEYDAVIVAKEEVPPRPHIMQLTPNGYEFKDEPGYFKLKVSLSITMAGLGYRVIHFEDSESSMPALEQVQGDSISNDNVKLIFKDGKFKLINKNQVFTDIISIYDQANDGDTYDFSPLIDDSEMRLPWNGKLKKTSSADIEQLVLSGEWQIPATLADRVKQSDKDMAVIKYKLVLSLSSTAKIVTAKLKIDNQAFSHRLRLRLKTGINTEFAHAQIQGGFTKTKNIPIADNWNDEFVEKPVNIYIFDRYVGLKDAENGLYFLGKGQKEYERVDDALYITLMATTGELGKPDLLWRPGRASGDTTSVGHVMMPTPMAQEIGINEFEFGLYAPCDEELSEDKLSQEMNHWYSPSVSYQMQQYNLFVNRLDNKLWDIENPTGDSQLGTDETWLTIIPDVEVSALYPAYTLKDHLVLRLSNMTEFAKDMSYLKDQGYIQVDSLEQTVTQSFKIQPYDMITVIKKI from the coding sequence ATGGTTAAAGCTTATTTTGTAAATCATACCCATTGGGATAGAGAATGGTATTTCACTACCCAAGATGCACAAGTGCTGAGTGACCAATTGTTTACGCAAGTGCTTGATGAATTGGAGGAACATCCAGAAGCTAATTTTACTTTAGACGGTCAAATGTCGATTATTGACGATTATGTTGAAATTCATCCGGAAGCTAAGAGTAGAATTCATAACTTAGTAGAGCGTAAGCAGCTGTTTATTGGACCATGGTATACGCAGACTGATGCACTAATACCAAATGCGGAATCGTTAGTAAGAAACTTAATAATTGGGATATTAGATGCGAAGGAAAACTTTGGTGAACCAATGATGTTAGGATATTTGCCTGATACTTTTGGTTTTAATGCGAATTTACCAATGATTTTGAATCAAGTCGGGATTCATGACTTTTTATCTTGGCGCGGTACCAATTTTAAGAGACAGGCTAACTCAGTTTACTTTAAGTGGAAAGCATTAGGTGGCAAAGCTGTTTTTGCAGCGAATTTTCCTTTGGGATATTATACGGGTCAAATAGACTTAGAGTCTAAGAATAATTTACAGGATTTTGTAAAAAACAGATTAGACCAAGGGATTGAATTTGAAGCTCTAAATGGTCATAATGCTGAAGTCTTGGTACCTTCAGGGATTGATCAAATGAATATTATTCATAACATTTCTGAAACCATAACTGAGGTTAATAAGTATTCTAAAAATGAGCTAGTTATTAGTACTTATCCAGAATTTATGGCTAAATTACATCAAAAAGATTTACCGGAATATCAGGGTGAATTAAGATATCCAACCTACTCAAGAGTTCATCGCACTATTTCATCAGTTAGGTCAAGAAACAAGCGCAATAATTTTAAACTTGAACAAATAATTACTCGTCGGTTAGAACCATTAATGGTAATTGCGAAGTTTGCTAAAGTGCCCATATCTAACGGAATAGTGATTAAACTATGGAAGTTATTATTTAATGTGCAACCACATGATACGTTGGGTGGGAGTGTTACAGACAATGTGGCAGAAGATATTAATCATCGATTTAAGCAAGCGTTCGAAATTGCAGATGGTGTTGAAAATTATATTAAGAAACGAATAGCTCAAAGTTTGGCCTTATCAGATCATGATGTAATGGTCTTTAATACTGATCCTTATGAATTTAATGGTCGTAAGATAGTTGAAATAATAAGTTCTAGTGAGAATGTTTGTTTTCCTAAAGAATATGATGCGGTTATAGTAGCTAAAGAAGAGGTTCCGCCTCGTCCGCATATAATGCAACTAACGCCAAATGGTTATGAATTTAAGGATGAACCAGGTTACTTTAAGCTAAAAGTCAGTTTGTCAATAACGATGGCAGGATTAGGCTATCGGGTGATTCATTTTGAAGATAGTGAATCGTCAATGCCAGCACTAGAGCAAGTGCAGGGAGACTCGATTTCTAACGACAACGTTAAGCTTATTTTTAAAGATGGAAAATTCAAGTTAATAAATAAAAATCAAGTATTTACAGATATTATAAGTATCTATGATCAAGCCAATGATGGTGATACATATGACTTTTCTCCTTTAATCGATGATAGTGAAATGCGGTTGCCATGGAATGGTAAGCTTAAAAAGACTAGTTCAGCAGATATTGAGCAATTGGTCTTATCAGGTGAATGGCAAATTCCAGCTACTTTAGCTGATAGGGTAAAACAGTCGGATAAAGATATGGCTGTGATTAAATATAAACTAGTTTTAAGTTTAAGCTCAACAGCTAAAATTGTCACAGCAAAGTTAAAGATTGATAACCAGGCTTTTTCACATCGGCTGCGACTTAGGCTTAAAACGGGAATTAATACTGAATTTGCTCATGCCCAAATTCAAGGTGGTTTTACTAAAACTAAGAATATTCCTATTGCTGATAATTGGAATGATGAATTTGTTGAAAAGCCAGTAAATATCTATATTTTTGATCGTTATGTTGGCTTAAAAGATGCTGAAAATGGTTTGTACTTTTTGGGTAAAGGTCAAAAAGAGTATGAGCGAGTCGATGATGCTCTCTATATAACTTTAATGGCAACAACTGGAGAACTTGGTAAACCAGATTTATTATGGCGCCCGGGTAGAGCATCAGGGGATACGACTTCTGTTGGGCATGTGATGATGCCGACTCCGATGGCGCAGGAAATTGGCATAAATGAATTTGAATTTGGGTTATATGCGCCGTGCGACGAAGAATTATCAGAAGATAAACTTTCTCAAGAAATGAATCATTGGTATTCACCTTCGGTTAGCTATCAAATGCAGCAATATAATTTATTCGTAAATCGTTTAGACAATAAGTTGTGGGATATTGAAAATCCAACTGGGGATTCACAGTTAGGTACGGATGAAACATGGTTAACAATTATTCCTGATGTTGAGGTATCAGCTCTATATCCTGCTTATACGCTCAAAGACCATTTAGTTTTACGTTTATCAAATATGACTGAGTTTGCAAAGGATATGTCTTATTTAAAGGATCAAGGATATATTCAAGTAGATAGCCTAGAGCAAACTGTAACTCAAAGCTTTAAGATACAGCCTTATGATATGATTACCGTGATTAAAAAAATATAG
- a CDS encoding PTS fructose transporter subunit IIB: MNVVGVSACPAGLAHTPMAAKALEKAGKELDWNVKIEQQGMMGPVNAITQTEADKADFVLIASDQKITSMERFEGKPVIRVDINTCIQAPKAVLKKCATAIKKED; the protein is encoded by the coding sequence ATGAATGTAGTCGGAGTTTCAGCTTGTCCAGCAGGCTTAGCACATACACCAATGGCTGCTAAAGCCTTAGAAAAAGCAGGTAAAGAGCTTGATTGGAATGTAAAGATTGAACAACAAGGAATGATGGGACCAGTTAATGCGATCACCCAGACAGAAGCAGATAAAGCAGATTTTGTCTTAATTGCTTCTGACCAAAAAATTACTAGCATGGAACGCTTTGAGGGTAAACCTGTAATTCGGGTTGACATCAATACGTGTATTCAGGCACCAAAGGCTGTCTTAAAAAAATGTGCTACAGCAATTAAAAAGGAGGATTAG